The genomic interval aattgaaaaattcaagaaaataatgaaaaacaagatTTGTTAAATACAACTCACCCACTCTGAAATCCTAATTAAATGATTAGCTTTGATTGGATGTGGGCACtaatatgttttttttggggggacctttcatttttttcctgagTGGAAAGCATGCTCTATTTGACAGCCCTATTCACTGTTTTTgccctttcttttttccctcacTCTCTTTGGTTTTCTCTCACCTCaccaaccacccccccccccactttctcTCTCCCTGTCACTCAATTGTTATAGTTAAACACTTTTATACTCTGCTTTCTGGGACACTCTGTATAATCTAATAtgatcactatcatcattagaATACCTTCTTGTCCTGAGCAGTGGATCTGAGCATCATTGCAATAAGCCCCCTTGCCTCTGATGGCAGTGAACATTTCATCTAAGATTGCGTTGTATACCACTCCGGCAACTAAGTTTTTGTTGATGGCCAGGCCAATGCAGACAGCAACAAATGGAAAGCtaaatggagaagaaaagaaTATACTCTTTTGTTAGAATCAACTTTGCCACAAATACCTATTATTACCTACTCTTCTAATGATTTTATATCAATGGACTCCAATGATTTAATATGCATCTCCTTCCATATGCATATACATGTTTTGTTAAAGAGAGTCTTGATgtataaaatttgtaaattggggtatcaaaatcatgattttttttttaattcagacaCTGTCCTCCATGTGACTTTTTGCTATCCATTTTTCAAATTGTGTTTGCTCACTTTTAATAAGATGGAATGGAAAGAAGAGACTCTGAGCTTTACAATGATGGGTAATTTgtctaagatttttttttataaaggtaTGATAAACCATTCAAATTCTTGGCTTCATTTATTCTGGGATGCAAAAGTGAACAGAAAGTAATCAAAGGATTCATCGTTGGGGATAAAGGTAAATTATAAGTTGTTCATGTTTCACCAACAACGGTAACACAGCACCTGCTGCGTGATGCCTGCCTATGAAACATGAACAACTTATCATTTACCTTTATCCCCAACGGTGAATCCTTTGATTATCTAATAAAATATGGGATAGTTTGAACCCAGATCACTATTAAAGGGCACTCCGGTGGTCCAGAGGTTATGCCACTGGTGTAGTAATCCAGaagtcatgggttcgaatcccacccaGTCTGCAtatgatttgttttcataaGCAGGCATCACGCAGCAAGTGCTGTGTTGACCTTGTGGGTGAAACATGAACAACTTATCATCAACAGAAGTTATtgcaaaaaggaagaaaattaaaaacatggaaatttcatgaaattttgcaaattttctttatcaagtgtgcatttttctaaataaaaattaataaaaaaataactctCCGCAAAAATGCATTCATCATTACTTTTCAATTAGGCTACAAGACATGTATTGTGGGTAACAAGTTTGGTTGTATCAAACTATAAATAAAATCCACggttaaatttgtaaatttaggTGATAGACGGAGGAGATCTGAGGAGGCTGTGTCAGTTATAATTGGCTGCTAAGCCccgtttccatggtagttgctataatggcaaatttacaatagttgtaactctTACTGACACAAACCCTGATCAAGCTTACCTATGGACAAAGTTTGTAGTTCCGTCAACGGGATCGATGATCCACGTAGGTGCATCAGTTAACTCAATCTTCTGACCTGCAGCTACGCTCTCCTCACCTATAAAGCTGGGTcaaaaaaaatatggggaaTCATTGAGACTGCATTTTGGAAATGTCTTTTGCATGTTCATCTACTGTACATATAGAGACAGAGGGGAAAGATTTGTTGATGTAGTCACAATCTAAAACAATgatactacttctaccactactactatttctgCTGTTGTAACAGCTACTGCCATTATTACCTACTCTATTCTGCACTTACTCATTCTACTGCATTGGTTGCTAACAAACAGCTTTTCTCGTTCTTACCCTCTGATGTCTGTCTGTCTggtattgtcatttttgttacaaaaagTCCATGACTTCACTACTTTGCTACTCATCTTAGTAGTAAGATAAAAATTGTAAAAGGTGCAaccggtaaattgccaattcgtctactgccaactcgtccactcaccacatggtctactttaatttagtctaatgccattccgtccatcgaCATTTCGTcttacaaccatttggtccattaaccatttggtccattaaccatttggtccaatcatcacttcgtctaatcaacattttgtctatgaccatttagtctcagttggtctaatatccatttcattttcattcattttgcacaatttcacacttagtccaattagaccaaatggcatatagaataaatggctattggaccaactagttattagacagaatggcattaaaccaaatgaaagtagaccatgtggtgagtggacgaactgatggtagaccaaatgatagtagacgaattggcattagacaaaatggaaataaaccgtGCCACCATCATCACATCACAATGCCATTCAATCACTTCACATCATTACAAGAGATGATTTAGTACACTTCTTCTCAATAGCTGGAGGCACATAAATCATGCACTTGATTGCTTACCAATGGTCAGGGAATTTTTCTTGCAGGGTACCTATAATCTTTTTCTCCACTAGCTGATCTGTCTCTGTCACTAGATCTGCAGCGGAACTTTTGATTTCCACCCTCTTCTCAAGAAGATATGCTTCCTTGATTTTCTGTCAAATTAAAAGGGGGGAGAGATTCCAGTACCGTGTGTTAAACAAAGTTCTAAATAATTTCTAATCATTCTATATGTCATATATCTGCAACaagatttcatttcaaaataagacaattaatatttaatttgcataaacatttTGACATGAAATCACCTTTATGCCAGAGTTCTAGCCCTGAATAATGTAAATGGGCTagaacttcatttccgacatatATATAGAGGCAGCTACATCATGCCGCCCTCTATATGCgtgtcatacatgtagcttagcTGTACTACTAAAGAGTGTAAGATGGCGGTGTAAACTTCGGTAAGTTACATCCCATCTCATAATAAATTTCTGGGTTTTTAATGTacacgtatatttttttttaaacactgtaatcaataataaataaatgtcggaaatgaagttctAGCCCATTTATCACCCATTACCCAAAGCAAGCAACTCTACCATGGGATAATGAGTCATAAATGCCAACGATAAATGATTACTTTTTAGTATTCTAAAAAGATTGTATCAAAATTACGGGccaattttccaaaatgaaacgGCACTTCCACTGCCCCACTCACAACTCAAAAATCCATTGCGTAAACACATTTgtagtgcgaggttagtatagcatactaacctcgcaatacatgTGAGTGATGCTATATGGCAGCGTATCCTATTGCCGCACACCtgtatttcagtgctttaaaaatgacaattagaggaaatacatgtacaataaagaaaaattcgcacttgctattccaaatattatgaaaattataaatacggtataattattttatatttaccaaccgttttctttgcatcgcacttgccgcatacctctccgcgaaaaacaattatttttgtgtgtgacaAATAAGcctacatcatgattccggacgtgCGCCGGACGGTTGAAGATATTCTTGATTAATAATGATGTAATTAAGAATTGGGGTGATGTTTTcttcatatatcatatcatgagtgAATTCTAAGTTATTGTTTGCTTTTTCACATCGAATCTGAGTAGATGTTAGTAATAAATTTGCGTTTGCTAACTAATCTTATTGTTCTTtttagctgcatgttccatggctTTATCCAATGGGTTTCCAATATTATTATGCTCGTTCACGAgtatcaagttctatcgatgcacTGTATACGGTATACCTTGAACTAGCCAGCGCCGTCGATTATCACCCACAATAAACCACACCTCAACATTCGATCGAGgagtggacgagattgaaatttttcttattgtacttccccaacgttacgtgacgctcgcgtccgtaacgttgggaagtacaataggaaacaagatggcggcgtaaacatcgggcaagtctcttccgtcttttcacaatatttttctcattttttaaaatgaattcttgtttaaaaataacaacgggagcgtagaaatgtcggaaataaagttttatcccatatacatcatcatcatcatcagtagaggcgcacggccaatattggagactgtctccaatgtgggagattatctccaatatcagagacttttgtaaagaatttgggtatccaatttcagagtctccagttttggagaccaatttcctttgtttacatttgctgcaaaatgattaccttggcggcaaataaaaatgtgataagcagattcctcatgaaaaattaccccttttcaccgtctacactaaaaattcaccgtctacttttgttttgataaggatttttgttgtcaatcacagtTCACAcactaaacaaatgaaatgggcttctgaccttagtgagacaaaaatttgggtggaaaaaatcatgcttttgttggtgttgtttcttttgtccttttgcaaagcaagtctcccatgtgggagattgtctcccctatttattggagagagtctcccatattggccgtgcgcctctaacTTTACTgatcatgatttattttttagagctagatctttagttttatttttagaaggaaagtagaaatctcgggggtgaaagtttcaggttttggggtCCTTCGTGTAGGTGAATAGGAAGGACTCcctggcttcattgagagtaagcctacgttagtaaatgatttttactctcaagaagccgcctggctaccactcctagtaccaatgaggtccaacattacatgtatggacctcataggcgacatcagtagtatttttggttagaaatctctgagaacaggatatctaaacattatatcacaagtacaagctataattcctttctcttatttaaattataattttatagtgtaaatgcatcgttagcaacaacaaaaaatgaaggggaacttacattttcacggctttttcctgattttctgggcagctgctcttctcttctgactcgcgatcgaagctgatatgaagatcacgtgattcgcgttctcgtcagctgatcggttggttattcttttcgtcagacgttaataatatatattttataatgctagcattcatcgctaatttaggtgaaagagattgaagttaaacagcgccaggtcggaatcataattattttggaagagtgtatttatacactcgatctcatacctgacgtagacggcgctattcaacaaatgcacaatcttcaatataaaaaataaaacagaaagaacgccttgaacacaggccaaaatgcctaacgatttctccgcggcattaacaactatcgtaaagggcgctccatttatcaataaagatggacgctaagctgtctatggcgacaaaattttccgcaaatatttacgaagaattgtgagaaatggtctgaaaatgcaacaaaagaaccggtgagtaccgattaaacattattaaatttgtaaatagattatacataccttgtagatttagtttttaaggtgatattagtgcttagttctaagctagggaggcccaaacgcgcgtgagtggagtcccagtttattagcacgggtaagtattggggtgtcgcctagagtgcctggctacgtgtgagtgatttcaCCAAACTCCCTAGGCCTACTACAACATAAAAATCAACGTATGGGACAAGGAAAACAATAAAAGGCAGCCATAGGGCCTAGCTCAGGCACATTAAATCTACATTGAATAGCTTTATTTTACCTGACCAGCTAGTCTAGCTACGTCAACGGCAGCCTCGAGGAAATTCATCACATCTTCATCATCGAACTTAACCAAATCTGGGGATGCATCAGCCATATTTCCAGATGATATTTGATGTTTTAGTTCAAGTTCAACAGGAAGATATAAACTAAGGTACGTAGAGGGCGTCAACACTTCAAcaagtggaggtgccgtggccgagcgAATGGTCTCAGGCGCATCAACTTGAAGTCCGGAGCTCGATACCCGCCGGCGGAACCTATATATGCCCGTgagcccgtgagcaaggcatttaatcgacaatactcttttatcctgcattcagaCATGGCCCGGGGAAGCGTGGATGCTGGGATGCTGAAGCACCCTTACGATTTTCATTGGGGGtgtttttcacaatttttcaaTGTGTTGAAATTAATGTCAAAttatggcataattttgtttgccagaatTTTTGTTTATTCGCCAGAGTTTGTTTGATGAACCAAATTCACACCACAATTAAAAAACGAATAGTAAAACTATATTCTATGCTCCAACGATTTAAAATAGATCCAAATCAGACTGATCAGCTGAATATTAGAATTGGGTTTAGACATTGCGAATTTAGATAGCATGCGActaaaagatttgaaaataaatctttttagatttgaaagttaatgattaaaatttaaaagataaaacGCGGTATTTGGCTGTCCACTTGCTTTTCACTGCCGATCTGGAttaattttaaatccttgaaatttagagCGTAGGCAAGCtacaatggagaaaaaaaataaagaggggCCGGGGGCTTGTTTCAAACTTACCATAGGAAATAATGGTAAATAATATCGTGGTCGAATGGATAACGGGTCTGGCTGGTAAATCGTGGTTCCGTGGTTCAATGGTTGAAAGCGTGATTCAAAGCTCGCTTGATTTTTGGCGCTAATATTCACTGCTAAATAATACATGCCGTACAgctaaaacaaaaataacgaCTAGAAAAAGGAAATCTGAGAACTACAACTAAAGACCATTCGGTGAAACTTTCTAAAATCAGAAGCTACCTTGAGCTTGGGAAACCACTGGTAGAAAGTTGGGGTGGGGGGCTTGGGGTCAAGGAAGCTAAAACGACCAGAACAAATGGCGGGAAAACACAGAAAAGGAAAGCAAAATAGGTGGGAAATAATGCTATTTtctgaatacatgtataatgacaaaatttatcacaaaattagagtTTAAGGAGTAAATAAAAGGGTCAATATTTGGAGCTGCTGGCATGATTATGACGtaacaaattaaaaactttaaaaattcatatctCTCTTCtttgacaaattttgataaaaccttcaccaatatttttcgctactttttctgcttttattaaaaccaatttgtagtcagggtgaacttcctttatattaatgcattttttctgacttatgattttcattacagatcgagcatgcgatcttaaacccataggagtaatgccgaaaatttgtttaaaaataaaacgaGTCAACCTAAAAGGCGATGTCAGTCCAGCAATTACCCCCAAGACGGCTTAACCACTGAACTATATATAGTGAACAATGGTGTTtgctaataccttggtcacatttgttctacggcggccgtacggcgagccgaaaacagtcgttttattcatttttattcaaaccacctatatgtagctggtacaaaaaaatgttaaaacggctgttttcgactcgccgtacggccgccgtagaacaaatgtggcCAAGGTATTATTAAAGAACACTAGAAAATGGTGATGTGAAAAGACAAGCCTCCTCACGAAGTATAATgcgcccctttcacctgaggaggACACGTTTTCGGTGTTACAAAGTGCCTTTTTTGTATGAGGAGgacccgttttaggtgttaccaagtgtcCTTTCTcgtaagataaaaaaaattgatttttgtaataaaaatgtcgaaatttttgctcgctcacttcattcgctcgcattaatttttttaaaatacaattttcgcgatacgttatatctagccccctcaaaatgtttggctcattacaccactgtcTCAGTGGTATTAAATCTATAGGCAAAAATGAAGACCGATGACAACACCAATCACTTTAAACCGGCGTTGAATTTTAATTGTATAAGTTTTACAAcctttgatcatgttgatgttATTATGACACAGTTTGCTTGTTATTAACACTGTTCGGTGTTCATGCAGTCCTTTACCAATTAATAATAACCGATTTCATTATTTACActtgttttttgtgtgtgtgttttgcaAAATATCATATACCTATAACGAGTTATATTTCAGGGTTACAATCTATTTGTTTAGTCTTgctaaataaaaagaaaaatccatgaTTTCCATTGATGATTTTATAGATTCACAAAGAGAATTTTGAAGAGCGTCCTCACATCTGTCGTTTCTTTTCCCGTCAGACTACTATTTAATCATGACGACATGGATGCGGTTGAATTATGATGCATAATTATTCATGGGATGCCTTCGAGTTATTTAGATTGATAAAGTGGATTTATAGTTTATTATATTGCCTCTTCAGGCATTCTATTATAATCCATTTACTGCTTCACTGATAGGAAAAAAAGTGAACAGAAGACCTGCATCTTTATTCAATCTACTCCTGTATAGATATATAGGCAATATTATATTTTCGTTTATTCGTTCTCTTATTATctccttattttattttttttttcttattctttctcCTGCTCTTACTCCGAATTCTCCTCATCTTCtattcctttccctctcttcttcttcttcttcttcttgatcctcttcttattcttcttctctaAAGGAAAAGTAATGAAATTGAgaaggaatatacatgtagaaagagGAGAGGAAGGAAACGagaccaagaacaaaaaataataattatggggaggagcattggcggcggaagcaaaATAATTTAGGGGGACCACCAAATTCTTTTGACaagccataaaaaaaaaaaaaaaaaaaggttatcaacctaaattttagggggggtccattggaattaaggggggggggacgcaggaaacaaaattgacaagcaaaaaaaaaggttataaacaaaaaaaattagggggggacaggtccccccgcCTCCGCCGCCTATGGGGAGGAGAAGAAagcaaataatgataaagatcaGCAATACGACGAAAAAGAAACAAGAACTGCAACAGAAACCAGATACTGAAGAAATAAGTTTATcgagaagaaagttatgattaaGACTGAGGATGGTTAAAGTTTCATTATGAGTTGAAGGGAAGGATAATCAGCATGTCCGGTGATTCTGGTCCTAAAAAgagttaagaaaaaatatatagttgacAGTCTTGACAGTTTGTTTCTGGAAAATGAAATCTTTTGAACAGTGGTAACACGTAACTTGGTTGAAATACATCAGGTGACCTGAAAACTATGACCACCAACTCAGCTGTACGGGTGTTTATTGTGACGTCAGCTCTCAGTTCATGAGCTGAGTTGCTTAGTTAAAAAAAACTGTGTgacaaaaatgatgattttcCATGCTTTTAAAAAAGAGACACATGCAACCAAAGAAACAAGCAAGTAacaaacacaaacacacactgCAAAAATGTTGTTCGAAAATGACACTTTTTAACCAATTTTGGtaatacattattttgaacataaaaaatatttggtcaCTAGCTGATCAAAATCGAGAGTTTGCCTAGCCATTGAGATAAGCGTGATCTAATTTACCACAAatagaaccaaaaaaaaaaaaagatatacacACCGCCTATTCAATAAAAACAGTAATAAATCATGATTAAAGAATGTATAATTGTGGTGATGATATAGGTTATTTTGGAGAGCGCATATTCTACTTTGCAGATACATTGTCACAAATAAAGGGGCtcgaaacatttttttaaaagactcGATCCTATTCTATGTCATGTGTGAGTAATTGAGATTTTACAGGCGTTACTATCAGATATGATTTCTTACATACGGGTgtgacctttaacgtcaccatccggaAGACAACTaatgcatcaatttgtaacgtccccccctctcccccatAGTGTAGATTGGATTATAGGCGCATGAGAAAATGCCCATT from Lytechinus pictus isolate F3 Inbred chromosome 2, Lp3.0, whole genome shotgun sequence carries:
- the LOC129253893 gene encoding inositol monophosphatase 1-like, which produces MADASPDLVKFDDEDVMNFLEAAVDVARLAGQKIKEAYLLEKRVEIKSSAADLVTETDQLVEKKIIGTLQEKFPDHCFIGEESVAAGQKIELTDAPTWIIDPVDGTTNFVHSFPFVAVCIGLAINKNLVAGVVYNAILDEMFTAIRGKGAYCNDAQIHCSGQEDIKQSLVMTEIGSSRKQEHIDAKLKNIEAVVKNGVHGVRSLGSAALNMCHVARGDSDLYVEYGIHCWDMAASAVILEEAGGVCADPKGGPLDIMSRQIICGSSQKLVHTVSQLLTHIDFERD